In Niallia sp. FSL W8-0635, one genomic interval encodes:
- the tlp gene encoding small acid-soluble spore protein Tlp: MSFQKPNPDDRSDNVEKLQDMVQNTMNNIDKAEETMVNASSDEKEMIQQKNKRREAAIQSFEEEIQDESSDRENGYQ; the protein is encoded by the coding sequence ATGAGCTTTCAAAAACCTAATCCCGATGATCGTTCAGATAATGTAGAAAAATTACAGGACATGGTGCAAAACACAATGAACAATATCGACAAAGCAGAAGAAACAATGGTGAATGCTAGTTCAGATGAAAAGGAAATGATTCAACAGAAAAATAAACGTAGAGAAGCGGCGATACAGTCATTTGAAGAAGAAATTCAAGACGAATCATCTGATAGAGAGAACGGGTATCAGTAA
- a CDS encoding zinc-dependent alcohol dehydrogenase family protein, whose protein sequence is MKAMIIDTFGKSSVFKLKEIEVAALLPGQVRIRVKATSVNPIDIKVRAGAVPAVSPSFPAVLHGDVAGIIEEVGEGVKSFRVGDEVYGCGGGFKGLEGALAEYMNVDARVLAHKPLNISMEEAAAVPLVGITAWESLFTKGALKKGDDILIHGGAGGVGHIAIRLAKWAGATVYTTISSSEKETIVRELGADHVIPYRESSVKDYVEKYTEGKGFPFVFDTVGGSNLDRSFEAASVNGTVLSIAARSTHDLTPVHSKGLSLHVTFMLLKLLDEAKRFEHGEILEKISGIIEGNGLSPLLDQKTFTFEEVGKAHDYLESGKAVGKVILVNKW, encoded by the coding sequence ATGAAAGCAATGATAATTGATACTTTTGGGAAGTCATCAGTATTTAAATTAAAAGAAATAGAAGTAGCCGCATTATTGCCAGGTCAAGTACGAATTAGGGTAAAAGCAACAAGTGTTAATCCAATTGATATTAAAGTTAGAGCTGGTGCTGTACCAGCAGTGTCTCCATCCTTTCCTGCCGTTTTACATGGGGATGTAGCAGGTATCATTGAGGAAGTGGGAGAGGGGGTAAAGTCATTTAGAGTTGGGGATGAAGTATATGGTTGTGGTGGAGGCTTTAAAGGGCTAGAGGGAGCATTAGCAGAATATATGAATGTTGATGCAAGGGTTTTAGCACATAAGCCTTTGAATATTTCAATGGAAGAAGCAGCAGCCGTTCCACTAGTTGGAATTACAGCTTGGGAGTCTTTATTTACAAAAGGGGCTTTGAAAAAGGGAGATGATATCTTAATTCATGGTGGCGCAGGCGGTGTTGGTCATATTGCTATTCGGTTAGCTAAATGGGCAGGAGCAACGGTTTATACTACTATTTCCTCCTCTGAAAAAGAAACAATTGTCCGAGAATTAGGGGCTGATCATGTCATTCCTTATCGAGAATCATCTGTTAAAGATTATGTTGAAAAGTATACAGAGGGGAAGGGATTTCCGTTTGTTTTTGATACAGTCGGTGGTAGCAATCTTGATCGTTCTTTTGAAGCAGCCTCTGTAAATGGAACCGTATTATCAATAGCAGCCAGATCTACTCATGATTTGACGCCTGTACATTCAAAGGGTCTTTCCCTACATGTTACATTTATGCTTCTTAAGCTACTTGATGAAGCTAAGCGTTTTGAGCATGGAGAAATACTGGAGAAAATTTCAGGAATAATAGAAGGAAATGGTTTAAGTCCACTCCTTGATCAAAAAACTTTCACATTTGAAGAAGTAGGAAAAGCGCATGATTATTTGGAATCCGGAAAGGCAGTAGGTAAAGTTATTCTTGTTAATAAATGGTAG
- a CDS encoding SDR family oxidoreductase — protein MNNLENKVALITGAASGIGKAAAISLANKGMKVALVDLNTDDLEEVKTSINKKGQEAISLESNVAEPPSIQRAIDETIKKWNRLDTVFINAGINGAVSSIEDLTPSEWDQTIDTNLKSTFLTVKYSIPYLKINGGSIIITSSINGNRIFKNFGMSAYSTSKAGQVAFGKMAALELAQFKIRVNMICPGAIDTNIEKNTFKDEKHLKEITIPIEYPEGNQPLSHKSGSAQQVADLVYFLSSDLSNHITGTEIYIDGAESLL, from the coding sequence ATGAATAACCTTGAAAATAAAGTTGCACTCATTACTGGAGCCGCTTCTGGTATAGGAAAGGCAGCAGCAATATCACTTGCAAATAAAGGAATGAAAGTTGCATTAGTTGACTTAAATACGGATGATTTAGAAGAAGTGAAAACATCTATTAATAAGAAAGGACAAGAAGCCATATCTTTAGAATCAAATGTCGCAGAACCACCTTCTATTCAACGAGCTATTGATGAAACCATTAAGAAATGGAATAGATTAGATACCGTTTTTATTAATGCTGGAATTAATGGCGCTGTTTCCTCAATTGAAGATCTTACACCATCCGAGTGGGATCAAACAATTGACACAAACCTGAAAAGCACCTTTTTAACGGTTAAATATAGTATTCCTTATTTAAAAATAAATGGTGGCAGTATTATTATTACTAGTAGTATAAATGGCAATCGCATTTTTAAAAACTTTGGTATGTCTGCTTATAGTACCTCGAAAGCTGGTCAAGTTGCATTCGGAAAAATGGCAGCACTAGAATTAGCACAATTTAAGATAAGAGTAAATATGATTTGCCCAGGAGCAATTGATACAAACATTGAAAAAAATACGTTTAAAGACGAGAAACACTTAAAAGAAATTACCATTCCTATCGAATATCCTGAAGGAAATCAACCATTATCCCATAAATCAGGTAGCGCACAGCAAGTTGCGGATTTAGTCTATTTTTTAAGTTCTGATCTATCTAATCATATTACTGGAACAGAAATATATATTGATGGTGCAGAGTCACTATTATAA
- a CDS encoding NADPH-dependent oxidoreductase yields MNETIQLLKNHRSYRTYQDKEVTLETIELIMEAAQSAPSWTNGQHVTAILIRDEARKKKLAELCGNQKHVENAPAFLVFCADFYRAKLASEIEGKEFKAIEDVDTLLIGATDVGLAMQNAITAAESLDLGTVPIGGIRRNALEVIEFLELPTYVIPIAGLCVGYPDGDPGLKPRLPLQSVLQEEKYNKDQQAIIEEYNTTYKEYLKNRGESPLGWTNRIANFYDKSYYPSNAKMIKQQGFLAKDMQK; encoded by the coding sequence ATGAATGAAACAATCCAACTATTAAAAAACCATCGTTCTTATCGAACATATCAAGATAAGGAAGTAACTTTAGAAACAATTGAATTAATTATGGAAGCAGCACAAAGTGCCCCTTCTTGGACAAATGGACAACATGTTACAGCTATTCTTATTCGTGATGAAGCTAGAAAGAAAAAGCTAGCAGAATTATGTGGGAATCAAAAACATGTGGAAAACGCACCTGCCTTCCTTGTTTTTTGTGCTGATTTCTATCGAGCTAAATTAGCTAGTGAAATAGAAGGTAAGGAATTTAAAGCAATTGAAGATGTTGATACACTATTAATCGGCGCTACTGATGTTGGGCTTGCCATGCAAAATGCTATCACGGCTGCAGAGTCACTTGATTTAGGAACTGTTCCAATTGGTGGTATTCGCCGCAACGCTTTAGAGGTTATTGAATTTTTAGAACTACCTACATATGTCATTCCTATCGCAGGACTTTGCGTTGGATATCCAGATGGTGACCCAGGTTTAAAACCTAGATTACCTTTACAAAGTGTACTTCAAGAAGAAAAATATAATAAAGACCAACAAGCTATTATTGAAGAATACAACACTACCTATAAAGAATATTTAAAGAACAGAGGAGAATCTCCCCTAGGTTGGACTAATCGAATTGCTAATTTTTATGACAAATCCTATTATCCAAGTAATGCAAAAATGATTAAACAACAAGGCTTCCTCGCAAAGGATATGCAAAAATAA
- a CDS encoding sensor histidine kinase: MFRKTRIKLTILNSIVFILLMIILGYTIYLYTEKQTYREVNMSLLNGIEDLKRMGERDGRGPIPILGPKLMLIQWGNNGEIEGISENAIIDYTKEETFLKPDTTNSLEKKTSSEGLRFQTISSKLDINGETKTIQLVRNIDSEESMLDQLIIIMTVGISIGSILAVVAGYFLAGRALIPIQRSWEAQQQFVSDASHELRTPLAVIQSRADVLFQKPEATIRERALDISVISKETRRLSKLVTNLLTLARSDSNQVEIAKTQFALEEVIHDVVNQYVDIADFQGKKIYATVKKKISFIGDKERIHQLLVILVDNSMKFTLEGGEIQLLAMEKANTVIIQVKDTGIGIPKEEMSKVFNRFYQVEQSRTNREGTGLGLSIAKWIVEKHNGAIKVDSTLEKGTTFEMSFPK; the protein is encoded by the coding sequence ATGTTTCGTAAAACAAGGATTAAGCTAACCATTTTAAATTCGATTGTCTTTATACTACTAATGATTATATTAGGTTATACCATTTATCTATATACGGAAAAGCAAACATATCGTGAAGTAAATATGTCTCTTCTTAATGGGATTGAAGACCTGAAACGAATGGGAGAAAGAGACGGTCGAGGACCTATTCCTATATTAGGTCCTAAATTAATGCTTATTCAGTGGGGGAATAATGGAGAAATTGAAGGAATATCCGAAAATGCTATCATTGATTATACTAAGGAAGAGACGTTTTTAAAGCCGGATACTACTAATAGTTTAGAAAAGAAAACTTCTTCTGAAGGACTTCGTTTTCAAACGATTTCCAGTAAGTTGGACATTAATGGGGAAACTAAAACCATTCAATTAGTTAGGAATATTGATTCTGAGGAAAGCATGTTAGATCAACTAATAATCATTATGACTGTTGGTATAAGCATTGGTAGCATACTTGCTGTAGTTGCTGGATATTTTTTAGCAGGAAGAGCGTTAATCCCCATCCAACGATCATGGGAGGCTCAACAACAATTTGTCTCGGATGCTTCTCATGAGCTAAGAACACCTCTAGCTGTTATCCAGTCACGTGCGGATGTGCTGTTTCAGAAACCTGAAGCAACTATTCGGGAAAGAGCATTAGATATTTCTGTTATCTCCAAAGAAACAAGGAGATTGAGTAAACTTGTAACGAATTTACTCACATTGGCCCGATCGGATTCAAACCAAGTAGAAATAGCGAAAACGCAATTTGCATTAGAGGAAGTAATCCACGATGTTGTTAATCAATATGTAGATATTGCTGATTTTCAAGGGAAAAAAATTTATGCTACTGTAAAAAAAAAGATTTCATTTATTGGTGATAAAGAGAGAATACATCAGTTGCTTGTTATTCTTGTTGATAATAGTATGAAGTTTACGTTGGAAGGTGGAGAAATCCAGTTGCTTGCTATGGAAAAAGCAAATACAGTGATAATCCAAGTAAAGGATACTGGAATTGGTATTCCTAAAGAAGAGATGTCAAAAGTTTTTAATCGTTTTTATCAAGTAGAGCAATCAAGAACGAATCGAGAGGGGACGGGCTTGGGGCTTTCCATTGCAAAGTGGATTGTTGAAAAACATAATGGTGCTATAAAGGTAGACAGTACGTTAGAAAAAGGGACGACTTTCGAAATGAGTTTTCCTAAATAA
- a CDS encoding response regulator transcription factor → MKLLVVEDNKLLLDSLKTILETEYTVDIADNGEDGMFYAEQNIYDLIILDVMLPHVNGFDIVKHIRKEKIKTPVLFLTAKDSLEDRVKGLEFGGDDYLVKPFQTPELQARIKALLRRSGALDLDEGIKYKGIVLTGKENDVLVNGTSIKLTIKQYELLEYLIQNNGKIVTKEQIFDRIWGFDSDTTIAIVEVFIHQIRKKLEAFDYHKDIQTVRGVGYILKDY, encoded by the coding sequence ATGAAATTACTAGTCGTAGAAGATAATAAACTGTTACTTGATTCTTTAAAAACAATCCTGGAAACAGAATATACAGTTGATATTGCAGATAATGGAGAAGATGGGATGTTCTATGCCGAGCAGAATATTTATGACTTAATTATATTAGATGTGATGCTTCCACATGTGAATGGTTTTGATATAGTAAAACATATTAGGAAAGAGAAAATTAAAACACCAGTATTATTTTTAACAGCCAAGGATTCACTAGAAGATAGAGTAAAAGGGTTGGAGTTTGGAGGAGATGATTATCTTGTTAAGCCATTTCAAACACCAGAACTTCAGGCTCGAATTAAAGCGTTATTAAGAAGGAGTGGTGCCTTAGACTTGGATGAAGGCATCAAATATAAGGGGATTGTTCTTACAGGGAAAGAAAATGATGTGTTAGTTAACGGTACTTCTATCAAGTTAACAATTAAACAATATGAATTATTGGAATACCTTATTCAAAATAACGGGAAAATAGTAACGAAGGAACAAATTTTTGATCGGATATGGGGATTTGATTCGGATACTACCATCGCTATTGTGGAAGTTTTTATCCATCAAATCCGAAAGAAATTAGAAGCATTTGATTATCATAAAGATATTCAAACTGTCCGAGGTGTTGGTTATATTTTAAAGGATTACTAA
- the gsiB gene encoding glucose starvation-inducible protein GsiB: protein MADNNKMSREEAGRKGGEATSKNHDKDFYQEIGQKGGEATSNNHDKEFYQEIGKKGGEATSENHDKEFYQEIGKKGGETTSDNHDKEFYQEIGKKGGQATSDNHDKEFYQEIGRKGGNSRNDND from the coding sequence ATGGCAGACAACAACAAAATGAGCAGAGAAGAAGCAGGAAGAAAAGGCGGAGAAGCTACTTCTAAAAATCACGACAAGGATTTTTACCAAGAAATTGGACAAAAAGGTGGAGAAGCTACTTCTAATAACCACGATAAGGAATTCTACCAAGAAATCGGTAAAAAGGGTGGAGAAGCTACTTCCGAAAACCATGACAAGGAATTCTACCAAGAAATTGGTAAAAAAGGCGGAGAAACTACCTCCGATAACCACGATAAGGAATTTTACCAAGAAATCGGTAAAAAGGGTGGTCAGGCAACTTCTGATAACCACGACAAGGAATTCTACCAAGAAATTGGTCGAAAAGGCGGAAATTCTCGCAACGATAATGATTAA
- a CDS encoding HD-GYP domain-containing protein: protein MGIINAGEFIETVYFKGTQISLMAAGDGTEVIYHKLQSGSSWAMTPEDNWDGFEYFYILSGKLSYRTDEDIVEMKAGQAFFESPIQKYSIFTAEEITEFIYITSQPVFHYYSQCSKDLMELAISIEEKDGYTVDHCERIKHYSMLVGEALDLNRKQITRLNLASFFHDVGKVRVPLEILQKPSKLTEDEWDIMKKHTTFGRDLLEETKIPVLCEVGLIVEQHHERYDGKGYPKGLKEDEISIEASIISVVDSFDAMTTDRVYKKGKSAEEAFQEILNNRGTMYHPIVVDTFIALKEKIIN from the coding sequence GTGGGCATCATTAATGCAGGTGAGTTTATAGAAACCGTTTATTTTAAAGGCACCCAAATATCGTTAATGGCTGCTGGTGATGGAACTGAAGTAATCTATCATAAATTACAATCTGGTTCTAGTTGGGCAATGACTCCTGAAGATAATTGGGATGGTTTTGAATACTTTTATATACTCTCTGGTAAATTATCTTATCGAACTGATGAGGACATAGTTGAAATGAAAGCCGGACAAGCTTTTTTCGAGAGTCCAATTCAAAAATACAGTATTTTTACTGCTGAAGAAATCACAGAATTTATTTATATAACAAGTCAACCAGTTTTTCACTACTATAGTCAATGTTCGAAAGATTTAATGGAACTTGCTATTTCTATAGAAGAAAAAGATGGATATACAGTAGATCATTGTGAAAGAATTAAACACTACTCAATGTTAGTTGGAGAAGCATTAGATCTTAATAGAAAACAAATTACAAGATTAAATCTTGCTTCTTTTTTCCATGATGTCGGTAAAGTTCGAGTTCCATTAGAAATTTTGCAAAAACCATCTAAATTAACAGAAGATGAATGGGATATTATGAAAAAGCACACTACTTTTGGTCGTGATTTACTTGAAGAAACAAAAATACCTGTTCTTTGTGAAGTTGGATTAATTGTAGAGCAACACCACGAGAGATATGATGGAAAAGGCTATCCAAAAGGTTTAAAAGAAGATGAAATTTCCATTGAAGCTTCTATTATATCAGTGGTTGATTCCTTCGATGCCATGACAACAGACAGAGTATATAAAAAAGGAAAATCAGCTGAAGAAGCATTCCAAGAAATATTAAACAACCGGGGTACTATGTATCACCCCATAGTGGTCGATACTTTTATAGCACTAAAAGAAAAAATAATTAATTAG
- a CDS encoding 8-amino-7-oxononanoate synthase — protein MKKLVWSLLAVVLIVSFQVKPAEAAYLPEYDKYVEVSYDQARQIADLLGLKNVPLGEQTAQISFDVQEKVITKIEKITGKEINRYYIWLTVNGEKVLGIDPPLPQA, from the coding sequence ATGAAAAAATTAGTATGGAGTTTATTAGCTGTAGTATTAATTGTGTCATTTCAAGTAAAGCCAGCAGAAGCTGCTTACTTACCTGAATATGACAAATATGTTGAAGTATCTTATGATCAAGCAAGACAAATTGCAGATTTACTTGGTCTTAAAAATGTACCACTAGGTGAACAAACTGCACAAATTTCTTTTGATGTTCAAGAAAAAGTAATTACAAAAATCGAAAAAATTACTGGAAAAGAAATTAATCGTTACTATATTTGGTTAACAGTAAATGGAGAGAAAGTTCTAGGAATTGACCCTCCACTTCCACAAGCTTAA
- the ade gene encoding adenine deaminase, protein MREKLEKRIRVSAKKELADIVITNAKIVNVFTGEIMKGDVAIADDKIAGIGSYKGQRVIDAEGKYLVPGLIDAHVHIESSMLTPQEFAKVLLLHGVTTVITDPHEIANVAGADGIQYMLDKSEDLPLDIRVMLPSCVPAVPEDSNGATLYANDLEPFYSHERVLGLAEVMDFPSVYETNLNMMDKLVLTQKHNRLIDGHAAGIEREKLNVYSAAYIRNDHEATTLQEAKDRLDLGMYLMIREGTVAKDLNALLPAVTMRNSRRCLFVTDDKLVDDLVEEGSVDHSVRLAIEKGLDPIIAIQMVTLNAAECFQLNSIGAVSPGYQADFLLVDDLKKFTVHSVFKNGECVVKDGKVIEDKFIKQDYLEPNLPAINCAKLSLEDLKLPLTSDLCHIIEIIPNSIVTNEVIEKVKVENGYFRTSLEEDQLKLVVAERHHQTGNVGKAIVKGFGFKKGAVATTISHDSHNIVAVGTNDDDLLLAINELQEINGGIVVVSEGVVVATLPLPIAGLISDQDYLTLYEQLKTLNQKVEILEGYNTFNPFLTLSFLSLTVIPTLKLTDKGLFDFHSFSYKDVAVDS, encoded by the coding sequence TTGAGAGAAAAATTGGAAAAGAGAATTAGAGTTTCTGCTAAAAAAGAACTTGCTGATATCGTGATTACAAATGCAAAAATTGTTAATGTGTTCACTGGGGAAATAATGAAAGGCGACGTAGCCATTGCAGATGATAAAATTGCCGGGATTGGAAGCTATAAAGGACAACGAGTGATTGATGCGGAAGGAAAATATTTAGTTCCTGGTCTTATCGATGCCCATGTACATATAGAAAGTAGTATGCTTACACCACAGGAATTTGCGAAAGTATTATTATTGCATGGTGTAACAACTGTCATTACCGATCCTCATGAAATTGCTAACGTTGCAGGTGCAGATGGAATTCAGTATATGTTAGATAAATCCGAAGACCTGCCGTTAGACATTCGTGTGATGCTACCTTCCTGTGTGCCTGCTGTTCCAGAGGACTCAAACGGAGCAACCTTATACGCAAATGATTTAGAGCCCTTTTATTCCCATGAAAGAGTACTGGGATTGGCAGAAGTAATGGATTTTCCTTCTGTATATGAAACTAATTTGAATATGATGGATAAACTGGTGTTGACACAAAAACATAATCGCTTAATTGATGGCCATGCGGCTGGGATTGAAAGAGAAAAGTTAAATGTATATAGTGCAGCTTATATCCGGAATGATCATGAAGCGACAACACTACAAGAAGCAAAAGATCGGTTAGATTTAGGAATGTATCTGATGATAAGAGAAGGTACTGTTGCAAAAGATTTGAATGCTTTATTACCCGCTGTAACGATGAGAAATTCGCGAAGATGCTTATTTGTAACAGATGATAAATTAGTAGATGATTTAGTGGAAGAAGGCAGCGTAGATCACAGCGTACGCTTAGCAATTGAAAAAGGATTAGATCCGATTATAGCCATTCAAATGGTGACATTAAATGCTGCAGAGTGCTTTCAATTGAATTCAATTGGAGCAGTATCTCCAGGCTATCAAGCTGATTTTCTTCTAGTTGATGACCTGAAAAAATTTACCGTTCATAGTGTTTTTAAAAATGGGGAATGTGTCGTAAAGGATGGGAAAGTAATAGAAGATAAATTTATTAAGCAAGACTATCTTGAACCTAACTTGCCAGCAATTAATTGTGCAAAGCTTTCATTGGAGGATTTAAAGCTTCCCTTGACATCTGATTTATGTCATATTATTGAAATCATTCCAAATAGTATCGTTACAAATGAAGTGATTGAAAAAGTAAAAGTGGAAAATGGATATTTTCGGACCTCTTTGGAAGAAGATCAATTAAAGTTGGTAGTAGCTGAGAGACATCACCAAACTGGCAATGTTGGAAAGGCGATTGTAAAAGGATTTGGATTTAAAAAGGGGGCAGTTGCTACCACCATTTCTCATGATTCCCATAATATTGTGGCAGTTGGAACAAACGATGACGATTTATTGTTAGCAATCAATGAGCTACAGGAGATAAATGGAGGAATAGTGGTTGTATCAGAAGGAGTAGTAGTTGCAACACTCCCATTACCGATAGCTGGGTTAATTTCAGATCAAGATTATTTAACACTCTATGAACAGTTAAAAACATTAAATCAAAAAGTCGAGATTCTAGAAGGGTATAATACTTTTAATCCTTTCTTAACATTATCTTTTCTTTCATTAACGGTAATTCCTACCTTAAAATTAACGGATAAAGGATTATTTGACTTTCATTCTTTTTCTTATAAAGATGTAGCAGTCGATAGCTAA
- a CDS encoding chromate transporter, whose protein sequence is MYKDLILAMLRSGIFGFGGGPSVIPLFRHEAVTKYKWMDNEEFGDVLAIANTLPGPIATKIAAYLGYHQKGTVGAIVSVLAHILPTCLAMVFLFSFISILSHSPIITSMISAVVPVIAVMLGLMAYEFGEKAVKGLGIYVGIGLTIVCLLLLQTFSIHPGIIVLIFLTYGAFHFKLKHKILHKKERGL, encoded by the coding sequence ATGTATAAAGATTTAATTCTAGCCATGCTACGTTCAGGCATTTTTGGATTTGGTGGAGGACCTTCTGTAATCCCGTTATTTCGTCACGAAGCAGTGACAAAGTATAAGTGGATGGATAACGAAGAGTTTGGAGACGTACTTGCCATTGCGAATACACTTCCTGGACCGATCGCTACAAAAATTGCTGCCTATTTAGGCTACCATCAAAAAGGTACAGTAGGAGCTATTGTTAGCGTCTTAGCTCATATATTGCCGACTTGTTTAGCGATGGTATTTTTATTTTCCTTTATATCAATTCTTAGTCATTCACCAATAATAACAAGCATGATTTCAGCCGTTGTACCTGTAATTGCCGTAATGCTTGGCTTAATGGCATATGAATTTGGAGAAAAAGCAGTGAAGGGATTAGGAATTTATGTTGGTATTGGCTTAACCATTGTCTGTCTTCTCCTATTACAAACATTTTCTATTCATCCTGGTATTATCGTACTTATTTTTCTCACTTATGGGGCTTTTCATTTTAAATTAAAACATAAAATCCTACATAAAAAAGAAAGAGGACTATAA
- a CDS encoding chromate transporter, translated as MIFVSIFLSFLVANLLGYGGGPASIPLMYEEIVNRYNWLSNTEFSNMLAFANALPGPVATKIAAYVGYGVGGWGGFVVALLATILPSAIGLIFLLKLMRKHKDSMIVKGMTILVQPVITALMLVLTFEMFQDSYHSIGIIQSAAIALVAFLLLQKWKVHPAIVIILAFLYGGLIIPHLS; from the coding sequence ATGATTTTTGTTAGTATTTTTCTCAGTTTCCTTGTTGCAAACTTATTAGGATATGGTGGTGGTCCAGCTTCTATCCCTTTAATGTATGAAGAAATAGTTAATCGATATAATTGGCTATCCAACACAGAATTTTCCAATATGTTAGCATTTGCTAATGCATTACCAGGACCAGTTGCTACAAAAATTGCAGCCTATGTAGGCTATGGAGTAGGAGGCTGGGGCGGATTTGTTGTGGCCTTACTAGCAACGATTCTACCTTCAGCTATCGGACTTATCTTTTTATTAAAACTAATGAGGAAGCATAAAGACTCGATGATTGTTAAAGGCATGACCATCCTTGTGCAACCAGTTATTACTGCATTAATGTTGGTATTAACGTTTGAGATGTTTCAAGATTCCTATCACTCCATTGGGATTATTCAATCTGCAGCAATTGCATTAGTAGCTTTTTTATTATTGCAAAAATGGAAAGTACACCCCGCGATAGTAATTATTCTTGCCTTTCTTTATGGAGGACTTATCATTCCTCACCTGAGCTAA
- a CDS encoding Lrp/AsnC family transcriptional regulator, with translation MDKKFHVPNIKLDKIDRHILSLLHENSRISYTDIGKEIGISRVAVQTRVNTLFENGIIEQFTTVINPSKVGKTVSAFFNVDVEPQYLETVAKTLAEDSAVTSLYHMTGPSKLHMHGIFIDNQEMESFLTNKLYATKGVASVDCQILIKRYKSRIGMKL, from the coding sequence ATGGATAAAAAATTTCATGTTCCTAATATCAAGTTAGATAAAATAGATCGCCATATATTGTCGCTACTTCACGAGAACAGCCGCATCTCTTATACCGATATTGGAAAAGAAATTGGGATTTCAAGAGTAGCTGTTCAAACAAGAGTAAATACCCTCTTCGAAAATGGCATCATTGAACAATTCACAACTGTCATTAACCCTTCAAAAGTCGGGAAAACGGTATCTGCTTTTTTTAATGTCGATGTGGAGCCTCAATATTTAGAGACCGTTGCAAAAACTCTCGCAGAGGATTCTGCGGTCACAAGTCTATACCATATGACTGGTCCGAGTAAATTACATATGCATGGCATTTTTATCGATAACCAAGAGATGGAATCATTTTTAACGAATAAGCTTTACGCAACAAAAGGAGTTGCGAGTGTAGACTGCCAAATACTTATTAAACGATATAAGAGCAGAATCGGAATGAAACTCTAA
- a CDS encoding 5' nucleotidase, NT5C type — MKFGFDIDDTLINLRQHAFNLYNKKLKKNIPLEIFHALATVEIHEPFGLTAIEGKQLWDSLREEIYFTNCSPFSGAVEALNALVNNGHQVYYITARKKQFAAKTKEWMKEIGFPITDNHFYCGMEDHEKIRIIQSIELDYYFDDKPAVLETLLNHSTQLFVKDHLYNKHLELNRIKDWKELQQLY; from the coding sequence ATGAAGTTCGGATTTGATATAGATGATACACTGATCAATTTAAGACAGCATGCGTTTAATCTTTATAATAAAAAGCTTAAAAAGAATATTCCATTAGAAATTTTTCATGCATTAGCAACAGTGGAAATTCACGAGCCCTTTGGATTGACTGCTATCGAAGGAAAGCAACTATGGGATTCACTAAGAGAAGAAATTTATTTTACAAATTGTTCTCCCTTTTCTGGAGCAGTCGAAGCTTTAAATGCACTAGTTAATAATGGTCATCAAGTTTATTATATTACTGCTCGAAAAAAACAATTTGCTGCAAAAACAAAAGAGTGGATGAAGGAAATTGGTTTTCCTATTACAGATAATCATTTTTATTGTGGAATGGAAGATCATGAGAAAATAAGAATTATTCAAAGTATCGAGTTAGATTATTATTTTGACGATAAACCCGCTGTCCTGGAAACCCTCCTAAATCATTCTACACAGCTTTTTGTGAAAGACCATCTTTATAATAAACATCTAGAATTAAACAGAATAAAAGATTGGAAAGAGCTACAACAATTATATTAG